The Glycine max cultivar Williams 82 chromosome 3, Glycine_max_v4.0, whole genome shotgun sequence sequence CGTCACTGTACGAAACAAGGCCAGTTAGGGCAACTTGGGACTTATCAGCTTCGCCATTCAATGCCTGTACTGGCTCCAAAGACTTACTCCTATCATTCACAGGAGTGTTTCCTGCTTTTGAAATTTCCTCAGCATTTCCTTGATTCACCTTGGTTTTTTTAGCTTGAGGCTTGACTTTTATAATCAAGCCTAATGGGCGAGAGGCTGGATTCTTCTTTCCAGCAGACTTTTGTTCCTGCACGAGAAAAACAGGGTGGTGAAAAAAGCATGAATTAGCAATAGCTGCAACACCCATGATGTCTTATTTAAAACTACATGCATTGTTAACACCCCTTCAAAGATTGCCAAATGAAGGATTACATATTATGGCTTCTGAAGATTTCAGATGATCAAAAacagtaaaagtaaaaaaataagagtaaattaTAGTTATACCTGTTTTTCTCAACTTGTATTCGacactcttcttttttttacattacttttacCCCATTCTTTTAACGTCAATTGAAATATGCGAGCAGAGAAAATTATCCTAACATCTTTGTTAAACACTCAATAACAAATTAAGAAAGACAATAACAGTTTTTACTTTGATATTTGACTCATACTTCATTTTTGTTAAAACGTAAGAAGATGCAATTTTTGATTGAGTCATTGAGACATTATATCAAACACATAgtcatcaaaaataaatatttcaaagaaagcacttaaaaacacaaatgcagaagcaaaacactaaaatttgaagcaaatgaGCATATTCAATCAATAAGCATTGTTGGGAACATGTTcaacaaaaacacaacaaaCAAACGTTGGATTCACGTCCAACAAAAagttgaactaaaaaaaaaacaggaagGGTATTAATACATGCGTACCAATAAGGTGGATTCACGTCCAACAAAAAGTTGGGTTAACAtccaattaaagaaaaaagaaaaataacgaagaatgttaaaatattttcaagttgAAAATGATGTCATGCCTTTATAAAGttaagaggaagaagatgaattattttagatataaattttcattaaaaatcatgTGACTAGCATGtacttatttttgttaaattattaaatgatgttTAGGAAAGAGGGGATGTGGATATAATGTGAACTAAAGAATTAAGGGATTTTCTGTAGGGTAAaaaaagaaggatgtcgaatgCAATTTGAAAAAAACACGGGAAATGCGAGTATAATTTactcaaaaaataaacaaagtcCTACTATAATTGTGTAGTTTTAGTCCACTGACAACTTTTTGAGCAAATACAAccgatcatatttttttaattgttacaatTAAGTCCCTCcatcaatatcattttctttctttttaaaacactcattagtttttttacacaaatgtttcagaagttgaattaattaaattaaactttcgCTCAAAACTCATCAACCAAAATTCagttggaaaaataaaagatcctAAACTTACCTCCTCTTCAAACCCCAATCACacattttactaattttttttttaattttatcaaatttccaataaatttctAACTATTAAGATTATTTCATATTATCCATTATAAGAAAGTTGAGgagaattaaatttatttaattttaaaaatagagggGCTTGATTTGCTCACACAAATAAAAACTTAAGAAACCTAAATTGTACAAAGTCTAAATTAGAGGGACCACAAgtgaaattaaacaaataaataatatcattgAGCAGTCTAGGGAGGATAAGAGGTTCTAATCTAGTTACACTGTTAATATCAAAAAACAGCCTCCAGGCATGAGATTTGAAAACCACCAAAAATAATAGCTCATATAAACTTTAAATTTCAGAAAACAGAACTACAGGAAGGACAATAAATATAGACACATGTTGGTATGAATGTCAAATAGATGACAGAGGCCATCCCCTTCTGAGTAGCCTACCATTCAAAGATCTGATTCATCATAAATAGACCCATTGGCCTATCATGTAAAGATCTTATTGTAGGAATCAAGAAATCAGCTGCAACATTATTGTGTGGAAATGTAAACATTATTAAGTCAAACCCTTGAAAAAATGGTAGCAACACATAAAAGTCACCAACCAACCTGGACGACAGGTAAAGGGGGGTTTTCCTTAACTTCATGCACGACATTGGACTGTGCTTCCACCGCTGCCTGAAATCAACATACAAGATCAATATAGTTAGAAAATTCGTTGACCAAATAATGGACACATAATGATAAATACACTTCAGCAGTGGCGAGTCCAACATACTCCAAgtgaaaatcaattaaaaagtaCAAGGaacttgcattttttatttaaataaaacaattttctcATACAGTAACTGTTATGACTTAACTTGAAAGCTTTGGATTTGTAGGGCTTCCTCATCTGCCACTTGTCGTTCATATTCCCTTCTTGTCTGAAA is a genomic window containing:
- the LOC100803069 gene encoding PSME3-interacting protein; this translates as MDEDSDRPIRIMNFVSEDQLVEAKKTRGERVEDGTAQRDRPLYEILKENKDKKDAEFNERFKHRPPKALDEDETEFLDNYETTRREYERQVADEEALQIQSFQAAVEAQSNVVHEVKENPPLPVVQEQKSAGKKNPASRPLGLIIKVKPQAKKTKVNQGNAEEISKAGNTPVNDRSKSLEPVQALNGEADKSQVALTGLVSYSDESDDDL